From Streptomyces durmitorensis, a single genomic window includes:
- a CDS encoding SAM-dependent methyltransferase, translating into MADSRINTTQPHTARIWNYWLGGKDNYPVDQAAGDQIRTLHPGIGAYALADRQFLGRAVSHLVTECGIRQFLDIGTGLPTADNTHEVAQRIAPESRVVYVDNDPLVLTHARALLTSAPEGRTDYLDEDLRNVDAILEHAAKTLDFDQPVGLILLGVVIFIEDDSEAYGIVRRLLDALPAGSHLVLSHTITCPAMPDVDEAVAFWNENGTPRLTQRPPEQVAQFFDGLELLEPGVVSCNRWRAEEAAGVEDVAMFGGVGLKR; encoded by the coding sequence ATGGCCGACAGCAGGATCAACACCACGCAGCCTCACACGGCCCGGATCTGGAACTACTGGCTCGGCGGAAAGGACAACTACCCCGTCGACCAGGCCGCCGGGGACCAGATCCGCACGCTGCACCCCGGAATCGGCGCGTACGCGCTCGCCGACCGGCAGTTCCTCGGGCGCGCCGTGAGCCACCTCGTGACCGAGTGCGGCATCCGGCAGTTCCTCGACATCGGCACCGGACTGCCGACCGCGGACAACACCCACGAGGTCGCGCAGCGGATCGCCCCCGAGTCCCGTGTCGTCTACGTGGACAACGACCCGCTGGTCCTCACCCACGCCCGCGCCCTGCTCACCAGCGCCCCCGAGGGCAGGACCGACTACCTCGACGAGGATCTGCGCAACGTCGACGCGATCCTCGAACACGCCGCCAAGACACTCGACTTCGACCAGCCCGTCGGGCTGATCCTGCTCGGGGTCGTCATCTTCATCGAGGACGACTCCGAGGCGTACGGCATCGTGCGCCGTCTGCTCGACGCGCTGCCGGCCGGCAGCCACCTGGTCCTCTCGCACACGATCACCTGCCCGGCGATGCCTGACGTGGACGAAGCGGTGGCGTTCTGGAACGAGAACGGCACGCCCAGGCTCACGCAGCGCCCGCCCGAGCAAGTCGCCCAGTTCTTCGACGGCTTGGAGCTCCTGGAACCCGGTGTGGTGTCGTGCAACCGCTGGCGCGCGGAGGAGGCGGCCGGGGTCGAGGACGTGGCCATGTTCGGGGGCGTGGGCCTCAAGCGCTGA
- a CDS encoding isocitrate lyase/PEP mutase family protein produces MSLVDDFRALHRGRAPGDPLVLPGPWDAASARVFVDAGFPALATPSAGVAASLGYADGEVPPDEMFAAVARIVRSVSGAVPVSADIEDGYGLPPKELVERLLETGAVGCNLEDSSNANGALKDPREQAEWLAEVRSVAGGAVFLNARVDTFIKGVSDPGRAIERARLYVAAGADCVYPIGAPQEVLPELRAGIKGPINVGAGPASGSALRELGALGATRITFGPGLQIRATEALREIAAGLG; encoded by the coding sequence ATGAGCCTCGTGGACGACTTCCGCGCGCTGCACCGTGGGCGCGCGCCGGGTGACCCGCTGGTCCTGCCGGGGCCCTGGGACGCGGCCAGCGCGCGCGTCTTCGTGGATGCCGGGTTCCCGGCCCTCGCGACGCCGAGCGCGGGGGTCGCGGCGTCGCTGGGGTACGCGGACGGCGAGGTGCCGCCGGACGAGATGTTCGCGGCGGTGGCCCGGATCGTGCGGTCGGTGTCCGGAGCCGTGCCGGTGAGTGCGGACATCGAGGACGGGTACGGCCTGCCGCCGAAGGAACTGGTGGAGCGGCTCCTGGAGACGGGCGCGGTGGGCTGCAACCTGGAGGACTCCTCGAACGCGAACGGGGCTCTCAAGGATCCGCGCGAGCAGGCGGAGTGGCTGGCGGAGGTGCGTTCCGTCGCGGGCGGTGCGGTGTTCCTGAACGCGCGCGTGGACACCTTCATCAAGGGTGTCTCCGACCCCGGCCGGGCGATCGAGCGGGCGCGGCTGTACGTGGCGGCGGGCGCGGACTGTGTCTACCCGATCGGCGCGCCGCAGGAGGTGCTTCCGGAGCTTCGGGCGGGTATCAAGGGCCCCATCAACGTGGGCGCCGGACCGGCTTCCGGTTCCGCCCTGCGGGAGCTGGGCGCGCTGGGCGCCACGCGGATCACTTTCGGCCCGGGGTTGCAGATCCGTGCGACGGAGGCGCTGCGGGAGATCGCTGCCGGGCTGGGGTAG
- a CDS encoding PLP-dependent aminotransferase family protein produces the protein MEDSWATLGVDLHLEMAGEAATHSGVRKGLTDALREAVRGGRLAPGTRLPSSRSLAVDLGIARNTVADAYADLVAEGWLTARQGSGTRVAERAVPRPAAPAPRRRAAGGPTYDLMPGTPDLGSFPRAAWLKAARRAMAAAPNDALGYGDPRGRIELRTALADYLSRARGVHADPDRIVICAGFAQGLSVLGGVLRARGLREMTVESYGLDVHWNLLKRAGLRTRPLPFDELGTSTEELGSGRARAALLTPAHQFPMGDPLHPDRRAAAVDWARSAGGLILEDDYDGEFRYDRQPVGALQGLDPDRVVYLGTASKSLAPGLRLGWMVLPAPIAAEVVEAKSGAEWACGALDQLTLAEFITSGAYDRHVRGARLRYRRRRDQLVAALAARAPEVRATGIAAGLHAVLELPPGTERSVVQAASWQRLAVQGLSTFRHPAARVPGRDALVVGYGTPPDHAWAGALDALCRVLP, from the coding sequence ATGGAAGATTCCTGGGCCACTTTGGGCGTCGACCTCCACCTGGAGATGGCCGGTGAGGCGGCGACGCACTCCGGCGTACGCAAGGGCCTCACGGACGCCCTGCGCGAGGCGGTGCGCGGCGGCAGACTCGCCCCCGGCACCCGCCTGCCCTCCTCCCGCTCCCTCGCCGTCGACCTGGGCATCGCCCGCAACACCGTCGCCGACGCGTACGCGGATCTCGTCGCCGAGGGCTGGCTCACCGCCCGCCAGGGCTCGGGCACCCGCGTGGCCGAACGCGCCGTGCCGCGCCCCGCGGCGCCCGCACCGCGCCGCAGGGCCGCCGGCGGTCCGACGTACGACCTGATGCCGGGCACCCCCGACCTCGGCTCCTTCCCGCGCGCCGCCTGGCTCAAGGCCGCGCGCCGGGCCATGGCAGCCGCCCCGAACGACGCGCTCGGCTACGGCGACCCGCGCGGCCGGATCGAGCTGCGCACCGCCCTCGCCGACTACCTCTCCCGTGCGCGCGGCGTGCACGCTGACCCGGACCGCATCGTCATCTGCGCCGGGTTCGCGCAAGGTCTCAGCGTGCTGGGCGGTGTGCTGCGGGCGCGTGGACTGCGGGAGATGACGGTCGAGTCGTACGGCCTCGACGTGCACTGGAATCTGCTGAAGCGGGCGGGGCTGCGGACCAGGCCGCTGCCCTTCGACGAACTGGGGACATCCACAGAGGAGTTGGGATCAGGGCGGGCCAGGGCGGCGCTCCTGACGCCCGCGCACCAGTTCCCGATGGGGGATCCGCTGCACCCCGACCGGCGCGCGGCCGCCGTCGACTGGGCACGGAGCGCGGGCGGGCTGATCCTGGAGGACGACTACGACGGGGAGTTCCGCTACGACCGCCAGCCGGTGGGCGCGCTCCAGGGCCTCGACCCCGACCGCGTGGTCTACCTCGGCACAGCGAGCAAGTCCCTCGCCCCCGGCCTGCGGCTCGGCTGGATGGTCCTTCCCGCACCGATCGCCGCCGAGGTCGTCGAGGCGAAGAGCGGCGCGGAATGGGCCTGCGGAGCGCTCGACCAGCTGACGCTCGCGGAGTTCATCACGTCGGGCGCGTACGACCGCCATGTGCGGGGCGCGCGCCTGCGCTACCGGCGCCGCCGCGACCAACTGGTCGCCGCACTGGCCGCACGCGCGCCGGAGGTACGGGCCACGGGGATCGCCGCGGGGCTGCACGCGGTGCTCGAACTGCCGCCGGGCACCGAGCGATCGGTGGTCCAGGCGGCGAGCTGGCAGCGGCTCGCGGTCCAGGGCCTGTCCACCTTCCGCCACCCGGCGGCGCGGGTCCCTGGCCGGGACGCGCTGGTGGTGGGGTACGGGACGCCGCCGGATCACGCGTGGGCGGGGGCGTTGGACGCGCTGTGCAGGGTCCTGCCGTGA
- a CDS encoding quaternary amine ABC transporter ATP-binding protein translates to MSEALVKNAEDTTPPSKQESADGPVFAVENLWKVFGPKADRIPGDTSVHDLTPAELREQTGCTAAVRDVSFEVKKGEVFVVMGLSGSGKSTLVRCLTRLIEPTSGAVAIDGEDVLAMDKARLRELRRHRAAMVFQHFGLLPHRTVLDNVAYGLEIQGVGKAERRAKALEVVAKVGLEGLEQRKPGQLSGGQQQRVGLARALAVDPEVLLFDEPFSALDPLIRRDMQEEVIRLHREEGRTMVFITHDLSEALRLGDRIALMRDGRIVQLGTPEEIVGSPADDYVRDFVRDVARADVMSVRTAMRPADADEQGRGPALAPDAKVADAIEAVAKSGFPVRVMDGPRCLGVVDHEALLGVVAGVAPAQKPGDPAQKPDKGRSDTGEVVA, encoded by the coding sequence ATGAGCGAGGCCTTGGTGAAGAACGCGGAAGACACGACGCCGCCGTCGAAGCAGGAGTCCGCCGACGGACCCGTCTTCGCCGTCGAGAACCTCTGGAAGGTATTCGGTCCGAAGGCCGACCGAATACCGGGCGACACCTCGGTCCACGACCTCACGCCCGCCGAACTGCGTGAGCAGACCGGCTGCACCGCCGCCGTGCGCGATGTGTCCTTCGAGGTGAAGAAGGGCGAGGTCTTCGTCGTCATGGGCCTGTCGGGCTCCGGCAAGTCGACGCTCGTACGCTGCCTCACCCGCCTGATCGAGCCGACCTCCGGGGCCGTCGCGATCGACGGCGAGGACGTCCTGGCCATGGACAAGGCGCGCCTGCGCGAACTGCGCAGGCACCGCGCCGCGATGGTCTTCCAGCACTTCGGCCTCCTCCCGCACCGCACCGTCCTCGACAACGTCGCGTACGGCCTGGAGATCCAGGGCGTCGGCAAGGCCGAGCGCCGCGCCAAGGCCCTCGAAGTCGTCGCCAAGGTCGGCCTCGAAGGACTCGAGCAGCGCAAGCCCGGACAGCTCTCCGGCGGTCAGCAGCAGCGCGTGGGCCTCGCCCGCGCCCTCGCCGTCGACCCCGAAGTCCTCCTCTTCGACGAGCCGTTCAGCGCGCTCGACCCGCTGATCCGCCGCGACATGCAGGAAGAAGTCATCCGCCTGCACCGCGAAGAGGGCCGCACCATGGTCTTCATCACCCACGACCTCAGCGAGGCCCTGCGCCTTGGCGACCGCATCGCGCTGATGCGCGACGGCCGCATCGTGCAGCTCGGCACGCCCGAGGAGATCGTCGGCTCCCCGGCCGACGACTACGTACGCGACTTCGTACGGGACGTGGCACGCGCCGACGTGATGAGCGTGCGCACCGCCATGCGCCCCGCCGACGCCGACGAGCAGGGCCGCGGCCCCGCGCTCGCGCCCGACGCCAAGGTCGCCGACGCCATCGAGGCCGTCGCCAAGTCCGGCTTCCCGGTGCGCGTGATGGACGGACCGCGCTGTCTCGGCGTCGTCGACCACGAGGCGCTGCTCGGCGTCGTCGCGGGCGTGGCCCCGGCACAGAAGCCCGGCGACCCGGCGCAGAAGCCCGACAAGGGGCGCTCCGACACCGGCGAGGTGGTCGCCTGA
- a CDS encoding ABC transporter substrate-binding protein, translating into MRVRTRVMSAVTASCALLALSGCASDMTKQASPYANAAGAKTVTLSVQSWVGAQADVAVAEYLLKKELGYRVDRVQIDEVPAWDALSQGRVDAILEDWGHPDQEQRYIKDKKTIVPGGDVGVTGHIGWYVPTYFAKKHPDVTNWKNLNKYAKDFRTSESGSKGQLMDGSPSYVTNDKALVKNLGLDYEVVFAGSEAAQITQIEQFAKHKKPFLTYWYKPQWLFEKVPMTEVKLPEYKEGCDADPVKIKCAYPHTPLQKYFNADFAKKGGDAAEFLKNFKWSEEDQNEVSLMIADKKMSPEDAAAKWVAGNEAKWRGWLPK; encoded by the coding sequence ATGCGAGTACGTACGCGTGTGATGAGCGCTGTCACGGCGAGCTGTGCGTTGCTCGCGCTCTCCGGCTGTGCCTCGGACATGACCAAGCAGGCGTCTCCGTACGCCAATGCCGCGGGCGCCAAGACGGTGACGTTGTCCGTCCAGTCCTGGGTCGGCGCGCAGGCGGACGTGGCCGTCGCCGAGTACCTGCTCAAGAAGGAGCTCGGCTACCGGGTCGACAGGGTCCAGATCGACGAGGTCCCCGCCTGGGACGCGCTCAGCCAGGGCCGTGTCGACGCGATCCTGGAGGACTGGGGCCACCCGGACCAGGAACAGCGCTACATCAAGGACAAGAAGACGATCGTCCCCGGCGGGGATGTCGGCGTGACGGGTCACATCGGGTGGTACGTCCCGACGTACTTCGCGAAGAAGCACCCGGACGTCACCAACTGGAAGAACCTGAACAAGTACGCGAAGGACTTCCGCACCTCCGAGAGCGGCAGCAAGGGCCAGCTCATGGACGGCTCCCCGTCGTACGTCACGAACGACAAGGCGCTGGTGAAGAACCTCGGTCTGGACTACGAGGTCGTCTTCGCGGGCTCCGAGGCGGCGCAGATCACGCAGATCGAGCAGTTCGCCAAGCACAAGAAGCCGTTCCTGACGTACTGGTACAAGCCGCAGTGGCTGTTCGAGAAGGTGCCGATGACGGAGGTGAAGCTGCCCGAGTACAAGGAGGGCTGCGACGCCGACCCCGTCAAGATCAAGTGCGCTTACCCGCACACGCCTCTGCAGAAGTACTTCAACGCCGACTTCGCCAAGAAGGGCGGCGACGCGGCGGAGTTCCTGAAGAACTTCAAGTGGTCGGAGGAGGACCAGAACGAGGTCTCGCTGATGATCGCCGACAAGAAGATGTCGCCGGAGGACGCGGCGGCGAAGTGGGTCGCCGGGAACGAGGCGAAGTGGCGGGGCTGGCTGCCTAAGTAG
- a CDS encoding glutathionylspermidine synthase family protein: MERRTLTPRPGWQQTVEDQGLIYPLTRYPDDSLRPYWDESACYVFSLPEVEALEEVVEELHAMCLAAAEHIVTHDRLADLGITDPRVAEAVTEAWRRRAELPSLYGRFDLHYDGTGSPAKMLEYNADTPTSLVEAASPQWFWMEECFPGADQWNSLHERLVDAWKKQAALLPPGGPLYFAHSAGDELGEDLMTVAYLRETAQQAGLDTEAISMEDIGWDRLSRRFVDKKLGFIRSCFKLYPWEWLTTDRFAPHVLETLDNGGGTGSTLWIEPAWKMLLSNKALLAVLWERYPGHPNLLPAYLDGPRELASGRGYVTKPLLGREGAGVTVHPPGEAGTDVRGEEGYCYQELAPLPDFDGNRVVLGAWVVEDEAAGLGIRESAGLITDEYARFLPHVIL, encoded by the coding sequence ATGGAACGCCGCACCCTCACCCCCCGCCCCGGCTGGCAGCAGACCGTCGAGGACCAGGGGCTCATCTACCCCCTCACCCGCTACCCCGACGACTCGCTGCGCCCCTACTGGGACGAGTCCGCCTGCTACGTCTTCTCCCTGCCCGAGGTGGAGGCCCTCGAAGAGGTCGTCGAGGAGCTGCACGCGATGTGCCTCGCGGCAGCCGAGCACATCGTCACGCACGACCGCCTCGCCGACCTCGGCATCACGGACCCCCGAGTGGCCGAGGCCGTCACCGAGGCCTGGCGCCGCCGCGCCGAACTGCCCTCCCTCTACGGGCGGTTCGACCTGCATTACGACGGCACGGGCAGCCCGGCCAAGATGCTGGAGTACAACGCCGACACCCCCACCTCGCTCGTCGAGGCCGCGAGCCCCCAGTGGTTCTGGATGGAGGAGTGCTTCCCCGGCGCCGACCAGTGGAACTCCCTCCACGAACGCCTCGTCGACGCCTGGAAGAAGCAGGCCGCGCTGCTTCCGCCCGGCGGCCCGCTGTACTTCGCGCACTCGGCGGGGGACGAACTCGGCGAGGATCTGATGACGGTCGCGTATCTGCGCGAGACCGCGCAGCAGGCCGGGCTCGACACCGAGGCCATCTCCATGGAGGACATCGGCTGGGACCGGCTCTCGCGGCGCTTCGTCGACAAGAAGCTCGGCTTCATCCGCAGCTGCTTCAAGCTCTACCCCTGGGAGTGGCTGACCACCGACCGCTTCGCCCCGCACGTCCTGGAGACCCTCGACAACGGCGGCGGCACCGGATCCACCCTGTGGATCGAGCCCGCCTGGAAGATGCTCCTGTCCAACAAGGCGCTGCTCGCGGTCCTCTGGGAGCGGTACCCCGGCCACCCCAACCTCCTCCCCGCCTATCTGGACGGGCCTCGGGAGCTCGCTTCCGGGCGCGGCTACGTCACCAAGCCGCTCCTCGGCCGCGAGGGCGCCGGAGTCACGGTCCATCCACCGGGCGAGGCCGGAACCGACGTACGCGGTGAAGAGGGTTACTGCTACCAGGAGTTGGCGCCACTGCCCGACTTCGACGGCAACCGTGTGGTGCTCGGTGCGTGGGTCGTCGAGGACGAGGCGGCGGGGCTCGGTATCCGGGAGTCGGCCGGTCTGATCACGGACGAGTACGCGAGGTTCCTGCCGCACGTGATTCTCTGA
- a CDS encoding ABC transporter permease subunit: MATATASSPVRDTGIGALLRHRAVGKLLLLAVAAAILVPIVNAKWASGAWPDALTVDLTEPLGKTTDWIIDNRDSHPLFVYVLGNISNGIVLSIRGVYLVLLAAGWAGVTVGAALIAWRVAGVRLAVLAAASFGLCGMLGMWVPTMQTLALMIVAVLVSVVLGMLLGLAGGLSDRVYRILRPVLDTMQVLPAFSYLLPVALVFGIGVPAAVIATVVYAAPPMARLTALGLRGADGGVMEAVTSLGTTARQRLLSARLPLARKELLLGLNQTIMMALGMAVIASMIGGAGLGDRVYQALGSVDVGAALAAGIPIVLLAVVLDRVTGAAGERLGDNTEDSSPLRGRRGWAVAGAVTVVAALAARFADRLEWPESWIVNIVGPVNTAKDWMVDHIYTDVPVVGGTADWAAHFTTWVLDPIRDGLQGMPWWSILLVIAALAWLIGTWQTALTAVLAMAATGVLGVWKPSLDTLAQVLAAVVVTVVLGFAIGVAAARSTRLEQVLRPVLDVFQTMPQFVYLIPVVALFGIGRAPAVAAAVVYALPAVIRITTQGLRQVNGAAMESSRSLGATSWQQLRQVQLPLARPALLLAVNQAVVLILAVVVIGGLVGGGALGYEAVFGLAQGDLATGLVAGVAIVCLGLMLDRVTQPTERRAKKGA, translated from the coding sequence ATGGCCACCGCCACCGCATCGAGTCCCGTACGAGATACGGGCATCGGCGCGCTCCTGCGCCACCGCGCCGTCGGCAAGCTCCTGCTGCTCGCCGTCGCCGCGGCGATCCTCGTGCCGATCGTCAACGCCAAGTGGGCGTCGGGCGCCTGGCCCGACGCGCTCACCGTCGACCTGACCGAGCCGCTCGGCAAGACCACCGACTGGATCATCGACAACCGCGACAGCCACCCGCTGTTCGTCTATGTCCTCGGCAACATCTCCAACGGCATCGTGCTCTCCATCCGCGGTGTCTACCTCGTGCTGCTCGCGGCCGGCTGGGCCGGAGTGACCGTCGGCGCCGCGCTCATCGCGTGGCGCGTGGCGGGCGTACGGCTCGCGGTCCTGGCCGCCGCCTCGTTCGGCCTGTGCGGGATGCTCGGCATGTGGGTGCCGACGATGCAGACGCTGGCCCTGATGATCGTGGCCGTGCTCGTCTCCGTCGTGCTCGGCATGCTGCTCGGGCTCGCCGGCGGTCTGAGCGACCGCGTCTACCGCATCCTGCGGCCGGTCCTCGACACCATGCAGGTGCTCCCCGCCTTCTCGTACCTGCTGCCCGTCGCCCTGGTCTTCGGCATCGGCGTGCCCGCCGCGGTCATCGCGACCGTCGTGTACGCGGCCCCGCCGATGGCCCGGCTCACCGCGCTCGGCCTGCGCGGCGCCGACGGCGGCGTGATGGAGGCGGTGACGTCGCTCGGCACCACCGCCCGCCAGCGCCTGCTCTCGGCGCGCCTCCCGCTGGCCCGCAAGGAACTGCTGCTCGGCCTCAACCAGACGATCATGATGGCGCTCGGCATGGCCGTCATCGCGTCGATGATCGGCGGCGCCGGTCTCGGTGACCGCGTCTACCAGGCCCTCGGCTCGGTGGACGTCGGCGCGGCGCTCGCGGCCGGAATCCCGATCGTGCTGCTCGCCGTGGTCCTCGACCGCGTGACGGGCGCGGCGGGGGAGCGGCTCGGCGACAACACCGAGGACAGCTCACCGCTGCGCGGCCGGCGCGGCTGGGCCGTGGCCGGAGCGGTCACCGTCGTGGCGGCGCTCGCCGCGCGCTTCGCCGACCGCCTGGAGTGGCCGGAGAGCTGGATCGTCAACATCGTCGGGCCGGTCAACACCGCCAAGGACTGGATGGTCGACCACATCTACACCGACGTGCCCGTCGTCGGCGGCACCGCCGACTGGGCGGCGCACTTCACCACCTGGGTCCTCGACCCGATCCGCGACGGACTCCAGGGGATGCCCTGGTGGTCGATCCTGCTCGTCATCGCCGCCCTCGCCTGGCTGATCGGCACCTGGCAGACCGCGCTCACCGCCGTCCTCGCGATGGCGGCGACCGGCGTGCTCGGCGTGTGGAAGCCGTCGTTGGACACGCTCGCGCAGGTCCTCGCGGCCGTCGTCGTCACGGTGGTCCTCGGCTTCGCCATCGGCGTCGCGGCGGCGCGCAGCACGAGGCTGGAGCAAGTGCTGCGGCCCGTCCTCGACGTGTTCCAGACGATGCCGCAGTTCGTGTACCTGATCCCGGTCGTGGCCCTCTTCGGCATCGGCCGAGCCCCCGCGGTCGCCGCAGCCGTCGTGTACGCGCTGCCCGCCGTCATCCGCATCACCACGCAGGGCCTGCGCCAGGTCAACGGCGCCGCGATGGAGTCCTCCCGCTCGCTGGGCGCCACCAGCTGGCAGCAACTGCGCCAGGTCCAGCTCCCGCTGGCCCGCCCGGCCCTGCTGCTCGCCGTCAACCAGGCGGTCGTCCTCATCCTCGCCGTCGTCGTCATCGGCGGCCTGGTGGGCGGAGGCGCGCTCGGCTACGAAGCGGTGTTCGGCCTCGCGCAGGGCGACCTCGCGACGGGTCTGGTGGCGGGTGTGGCGATCGTCTGCCTCGGCCTGATGCTCGACCGGGTCACGCAGCCGACGGAACGCCGCGCGAAGAAGGGTGCCTGA
- a CDS encoding NAD(P)H-dependent oxidoreductase, with translation MREGHTVDLLDLLDLHAEGFDPRMAEADEPDWADRDKTYSDEVHAHMRRVAAADTVIVVFPLWWFGLPALAKGWIDRVWNYGFAYGRSRPRLGALRVRLVERGRGRVQGDGRTDAALDGLDLGRPGPSSPGLSA, from the coding sequence ATGCGCGAAGGCCACACCGTCGACCTCCTCGACCTCCTCGACCTGCACGCCGAGGGCTTCGACCCCCGGATGGCCGAGGCGGACGAGCCGGACTGGGCGGACCGCGACAAGACGTACTCGGACGAAGTGCACGCCCACATGCGGCGCGTGGCGGCTGCCGACACCGTCATCGTCGTCTTCCCCCTGTGGTGGTTCGGGCTCCCGGCCCTGGCCAAGGGGTGGATCGACCGGGTGTGGAACTACGGGTTCGCCTACGGCCGCTCCCGCCCCCGCCTCGGTGCACTTCGTGTACGACTCGTTGAACGCGGGCGAGGCCGCGTTCAAGGAGACGGACGGACGGACGCGGCCCTCGACGGACTGGACCTCGGCCGACCGGGTCCAAGCAGCCCCGGCCTCAGCGCTTGA
- a CDS encoding carboxymuconolactone decarboxylase family protein: MTTNDSTPAPAQTQTQSQAQAQRQTQTQTKEYVPEHTPRLDWHQHAPEVFKAMVRLDAAARKGVDPVILELVKIRASQLNHCALCVDMHSKDALAAGESVERIIQLSAWEESQHFYTAKEVAAIELAEAITVLTDGFVPDAVYERAAALFEEQELTQLIAAITVINAWNRFGVSTRQVPGHYKAGDHK, from the coding sequence ATGACGACGAATGACAGCACCCCCGCCCCGGCACAGACGCAGACGCAGTCGCAGGCGCAGGCGCAGAGGCAGACGCAGACGCAGACCAAGGAGTACGTCCCCGAACACACGCCCCGCCTCGACTGGCACCAGCACGCCCCCGAGGTCTTCAAGGCGATGGTCAGGCTCGACGCGGCGGCCCGTAAGGGCGTCGACCCGGTGATCCTTGAGCTCGTCAAGATCCGCGCCTCGCAGCTCAACCACTGCGCGCTCTGCGTCGACATGCACAGCAAGGACGCCCTCGCCGCGGGCGAGAGCGTCGAGCGGATCATCCAGCTCAGCGCATGGGAGGAGTCGCAGCACTTCTACACGGCGAAGGAGGTCGCCGCGATCGAGCTCGCCGAGGCGATCACCGTCCTGACGGACGGCTTCGTGCCGGACGCGGTGTACGAGCGGGCGGCGGCCCTCTTCGAGGAGCAGGAGCTGACGCAGCTGATCGCCGCGATCACGGTGATCAACGCGTGGAACCGCTTCGGCGTCTCGACGCGTCAGGTGCCGGGCCACTACAAGGCCGGTGACCACAAGTGA
- a CDS encoding carboxymuconolactone decarboxylase family protein: MSARTTHLDKGVGAALAALSAAAKKGLGDPVLAELVMMRASQINACAFCLDMHVDIAVRNGETAKRIALLNAWAEAGEVFSERERAALALTEAVTVLTDGFVPDEAYEAAAKHFGDSELAHLIGVITVINSWNRVMVSRRTEPGGYAP, encoded by the coding sequence GTGAGCGCTCGGACCACTCATCTCGACAAGGGGGTCGGGGCCGCGCTCGCCGCGCTGAGCGCGGCGGCGAAGAAGGGGCTCGGCGACCCCGTGCTCGCCGAGCTCGTGATGATGCGGGCCTCGCAGATCAACGCGTGCGCGTTCTGCCTGGACATGCATGTGGACATCGCCGTGCGGAACGGCGAGACGGCGAAGCGGATCGCACTGCTCAACGCGTGGGCGGAAGCGGGCGAGGTCTTCAGCGAGCGGGAGCGGGCCGCGCTCGCGCTGACGGAGGCGGTCACGGTCCTGACGGACGGGTTCGTGCCGGACGAGGCGTACGAGGCTGCGGCCAAGCACTTCGGCGATTCCGAACTCGCCCATCTCATCGGGGTGATCACCGTCATCAACAGCTGGAACCGGGTGATGGTCAGCCGCCGTACGGAGCCGGGCGGGTACGCGCCATGA